Proteins from a genomic interval of Granulicella sp. L56:
- a CDS encoding tetratricopeptide repeat protein codes for MGYPVRLFRLSSLLFLFTVFVAGAGVSAQKDVRSHALAVELEHEDPQWPLIQVHLPDPATASGEKLEIAADVLRARRFPEDALDYYADALKRGADEVEILNKMGVTELEVGNHEIARAFFQRVVHVKRKNPDGWNNLGAVEYLEGQNGSAISDYKKAIKLDKKSAPFHSNLGTAYFQTKDFERARKEFDVALKIDPDLMVHRGGPGGITMRMLSPADHARFCYELARLYAQHGDVANMLHYLTTASEGGFDVLEAMRHDDLLEQYRKDPRVLLLVHNAEAIRSGHMPLTASTTGLLPPLPSVAH; via the coding sequence ATGGGCTATCCAGTCCGCCTCTTCCGTCTCTCTTCCCTTCTCTTCCTCTTCACTGTGTTTGTAGCTGGCGCGGGAGTGTCTGCGCAAAAAGACGTCCGCAGCCATGCGCTGGCTGTGGAGTTGGAACATGAAGATCCACAATGGCCATTGATACAAGTCCACCTGCCTGATCCTGCGACCGCTTCTGGAGAGAAGCTGGAGATCGCTGCGGATGTGCTGCGTGCGAGACGCTTTCCCGAGGATGCTCTCGACTATTACGCCGACGCGCTGAAGCGCGGTGCCGACGAAGTAGAGATCTTGAACAAGATGGGAGTGACGGAGTTGGAAGTCGGAAATCATGAGATTGCGCGCGCATTCTTCCAGCGGGTTGTACATGTGAAACGGAAGAACCCCGACGGGTGGAACAATCTTGGCGCGGTCGAGTATCTGGAAGGTCAGAATGGAAGCGCCATCTCCGACTACAAAAAAGCAATCAAGTTGGATAAGAAATCTGCGCCATTTCACTCCAACCTTGGGACGGCATACTTCCAAACGAAAGACTTCGAGCGTGCTCGAAAAGAGTTTGACGTCGCGTTGAAGATCGATCCGGACCTGATGGTGCATCGCGGAGGACCGGGCGGCATTACGATGCGGATGCTGTCACCGGCGGACCATGCGCGGTTCTGCTATGAGCTTGCGCGGCTCTATGCACAGCATGGAGATGTGGCCAATATGCTGCACTACCTGACGACGGCGAGCGAGGGCGGATTCGACGTCTTAGAGGCGATGAGACATGATGATCTGCTGGAGCAGTATCGCAAGGATCCTCGGGTCCTGCTGCTGGTGCATAATGCAGAGGCGATCCGCAGCGGCCATATGCCTCTCACTGCCAGCACGACGGGCTTGCTGCCGCCTTTGCCGTCGGTGGCCCACTAA
- a CDS encoding VWA domain-containing protein, whose translation MVKKGVLTERVLAAVLAGMMAGTPMVAQQQGSDGTFTLKVQSDIVLTNVVVRDKKTGEVVKGLKASDFTILENGKPQKIASFDYQNVDDAAVLHEKTTVSGKASIADLLNGNGNFSAEPAALKDHRLIVMFFDLSSMQPEDIDRAVEAAQNYINKKMQPADLVALASLDTSLNLDQDFTADKAALLKGVGKYNGTEGTGFANGNEGGSSGGTADDASSFTADDSEYNSLNTDRELYAIRSIAKSLERVDQRKSLLYFSGGVTRQGIENQASMRAATNEAVKANMAIYSVDSRGLEALPPVGNASTGSLRGTAAYSGGAMQSNLDANFGSQETLGTLSSDTGGKAFLDSNDFAPAFQQIQHDTEAYYIVGFHSTNAARDGSYRHLTVKLNRGDVKLDYRPGYYAPADFKHQKTEDREQALTEQMRSDLPATDVAVYLQALYFRLEDNKFFVPISLLVPGSQIPFIKNGDRDKANIDIMGQVKDAQGIIVGNVRDTVKLALDSSQQVQRKNIQYSTGFTLAPGRYHLKFVVRENETGRMGSFETDIQVPDMRKSPMKLSSIVLSSQRTPNTTKKAASPLVRDGVEWIPNIPHVFRQDQHLYFLYEVYDPAKQGGAATTDAPGLKRRESKPVRVLTSIEFMSNGVKVYETPLVVADAINIPERDAVGFQFDVPLTQLKPGTYVCQINVIDDAGGSFSFPRLALRVQAAAPATAATAALTKTPTDVSPTP comes from the coding sequence ATGGTGAAGAAGGGTGTACTGACCGAGCGGGTATTGGCTGCGGTGCTGGCGGGGATGATGGCGGGAACGCCGATGGTCGCGCAACAGCAGGGTTCGGATGGAACTTTTACGCTGAAGGTGCAGAGCGACATCGTGCTGACGAATGTCGTCGTGCGCGATAAGAAGACCGGCGAAGTAGTGAAGGGACTGAAGGCGAGCGACTTCACGATTCTGGAGAACGGGAAGCCGCAGAAGATTGCCAGCTTCGACTATCAGAATGTCGACGATGCAGCGGTGTTGCATGAGAAGACGACCGTCAGCGGGAAGGCTTCGATTGCGGATTTGCTGAATGGGAATGGTAATTTTTCTGCCGAACCTGCTGCCTTAAAAGATCATCGGCTGATTGTGATGTTCTTCGACCTGAGCAGCATGCAACCGGAAGACATTGACCGTGCGGTGGAGGCGGCGCAGAACTACATCAATAAAAAGATGCAGCCTGCCGATCTGGTTGCGCTGGCGAGTCTGGATACTTCGTTGAACCTGGACCAGGATTTCACGGCAGACAAGGCCGCCCTACTGAAGGGCGTGGGCAAGTACAACGGCACGGAAGGCACAGGATTCGCGAATGGCAATGAGGGCGGCTCGTCTGGCGGGACTGCGGACGATGCGTCGAGCTTTACCGCGGACGACAGCGAGTACAACTCGCTCAACACAGACCGCGAGTTGTATGCGATTCGCTCCATCGCGAAGTCGCTGGAGCGGGTGGACCAGCGCAAGAGCTTGCTGTACTTCAGCGGTGGAGTGACGAGGCAGGGCATCGAAAATCAGGCGAGCATGCGCGCGGCTACCAACGAGGCGGTGAAGGCGAACATGGCCATCTACAGCGTGGATTCTCGCGGGCTGGAGGCGCTGCCGCCTGTGGGAAACGCTTCGACGGGCAGCTTGCGCGGCACGGCAGCTTATAGCGGCGGAGCGATGCAGAGCAATCTGGATGCGAACTTCGGCTCGCAGGAGACGCTGGGTACTTTGTCCAGCGATACGGGCGGGAAGGCCTTCCTTGATTCGAATGATTTTGCTCCGGCGTTTCAGCAGATTCAGCATGACACGGAGGCCTATTACATCGTTGGGTTCCATTCGACCAATGCGGCACGGGATGGAAGCTACCGGCACCTGACGGTGAAGCTGAACCGTGGCGATGTGAAGCTCGACTACCGTCCGGGGTACTATGCCCCGGCGGACTTCAAACACCAGAAGACGGAAGACCGCGAACAGGCCCTGACAGAGCAGATGCGCAGTGACCTGCCTGCGACCGATGTTGCGGTGTATCTGCAGGCACTTTATTTCCGGCTGGAGGACAACAAATTTTTTGTACCCATATCGCTGCTTGTGCCGGGATCGCAGATTCCTTTTATCAAGAATGGCGATCGCGACAAGGCGAACATCGACATCATGGGACAGGTGAAGGACGCCCAGGGAATCATCGTGGGCAATGTGCGCGACACGGTGAAGCTCGCGCTCGATTCGTCACAGCAGGTACAGAGAAAGAACATTCAATACTCCACTGGATTCACCCTGGCTCCGGGACGGTATCACCTGAAGTTTGTAGTGCGGGAGAATGAGACGGGGCGGATGGGAAGTTTTGAGACGGACATCCAGGTTCCGGATATGCGCAAGAGTCCGATGAAGCTGAGTTCGATTGTGCTGTCGAGCCAGCGCACGCCGAATACGACGAAGAAGGCGGCAAGCCCGCTGGTGCGGGACGGCGTGGAGTGGATCCCGAATATTCCGCATGTGTTTCGACAGGACCAGCATCTCTACTTCTTGTATGAGGTGTATGACCCGGCGAAGCAGGGCGGTGCGGCAACGACAGACGCTCCGGGATTGAAGCGGCGTGAGAGCAAGCCGGTGCGGGTGCTGACGAGCATTGAGTTCATGAGCAATGGCGTGAAGGTGTACGAGACGCCGCTGGTGGTGGCCGATGCGATCAACATTCCGGAGAGGGATGCGGTAGGCTTTCAGTTTGATGTGCCGCTAACTCAATTGAAACCGGGCACCTACGTCTGCCAGATCAACGTCATCGACGACGCTGGCGGGAGCTTCAGCTTCCCACGGCTAGCTTTGCGAGTGCAGGCAGCGGCACCTGCAACGGCGGCCACGGCTGCGCTGACAAAGACTCCGACAGACGTATCGCCAACGCCATAA
- a CDS encoding DUF5522 domain-containing protein: MSEPLKPDESESPEDPTPPLAPEDFYYEGPYLVFTATYLLKRGYCCNSNCRHCPYR, from the coding sequence ATGTCTGAGCCACTCAAGCCCGACGAGTCAGAGTCTCCTGAAGATCCCACGCCACCGCTCGCTCCAGAAGATTTTTATTACGAGGGCCCTTACCTCGTCTTCACCGCAACGTATCTTCTCAAGCGAGGCTATTGCTGTAACTCCAACTGCCGTCACTGCCCTTATCGTTAG